TGGGCAGGAAGTGCCGCACTGAGGGAGCAGAGAGCTCGAACTGGCGGCTTCTTGACGGCGGGGACGTGGTGGTTCACGTGTTCAGCCACAAGGGCAGAGAGTTCTACAGGCTGGAGCGTCTCTGGGAAGAGTAACAGAAATCCCCTCCAGTTCGTCAGGAGGGGAAATTTTTACTGTATCAGCTTTTCTCGGAGTTCTTCTATATCCTCAACTCTAACCCCTATTCCCCTAAAGTATCGTTCTCCCGCGTCAGCAAGGTTGATGTGTGCGAGGTCGCTGGTCTTCACGCCGAAAGCCTCAGCGAGGAAGCGCGTTATCTCACACTCAACGACAGTGTCATACTCCCTGCTGCCTTTCTGAATCCCGAAGTAATTTGTGAACGACACAAGGTAGTCGCTAATGACCTCATCGAGGGTTGCTCCGCACAAGCACTCAACAAGTGCGCACACGAACCCTGCTCTGTCCTTACCCAGCGAGCAGTGAATCAGGAAAGGAGGTTCGCTCCGTGCCATGAGGGTTATTCCCCGCGCGAGGCTGTCGCGGAAAGTCTTGCTCTGGTACTTCATTCCCAGCCCAAGCGCAATAATTTTCTGCGTGCTGTAGTAGCTGCCTTCGTAGCCTGCATGCTCTCTCGGGTCAGCGTCGGCCAAGTTCAAGAACGTCCTCACTCCTGCCTTCTGCGCTGCTTTGTCGGCGATAACGTTTCTGTTCCCCCAAGTACTTATGGGTGAGGAAGAACGGTACAGCTTCCCTTTGCCGATGCCCGTCGTCCTGACCATGCGGAAATTCGCGAACTCCTCATCAGTTAGAGAAGGGTAATCCGTCCTCTCCCTGCCGAGCCTGCGTGAAAGGCTCTTGTAGAAGTTCCTGCTGTACTCTGAGGCCTCAGCACTCAGGCACAGCATCAGCACGAGAAGTATTGCCGTGATAAGCCTACATCTCTTCATCGCTGAGCATCCTCTCTATTGCGTCCTGCATCTCCTTGACCGTGTGAGTTCTTGACCTTGCGCACTCCTGAGCCTGACGGTCGCAGATAAGGCACTTCCTGAAACTTGGCCTAGAGAGCTTGTTTCCTTGAACGTCAATAACATCAATATCATAGAGCCTTCCGACCGTTGAGGCCTCCTCTATCTCTGTGGCAATATCCTTCAGCTTTGAAGGATCAGCGTTGCCGACAGAGAGCAGCAGCTCATCTCCCGTATCCTCGTGAACCTCTGAGGAGTCGAGAATTACAGCTCCTGCTTCCTTGAGCCGTTCGAGAAGGGAGTCTCTGCCCCTGATGAAGGCTCTGCGTATGAGCTCGTTGGTCTTGACCGGGCCGGGAATGTTCATGCTGAACGACACAAGCGGTGAGGAATGCTTCTGCAGAAATGCCCGCTGTTCGTGAGAACGTGCCTCACGTCTGGCGAGCATCTGCGCTAAGTCGACTGTGTTGCCTTCCATGTCTGCACCTTAAGGCCTGATGTAGCCCCAGCGTTTTTCGCGCTTCACTGCCGCAAGCCCCTCGCTGAAAGGCCGTGCATCGTCGAACTGCGAAGGTATCTCCCACTCACCGCGAATGTTCACGTAACCCCACCGCCTGTCTCCGGCAACAGGTGCGAGCCCGTCCCCGAATGCTCCTGCGCTGTTGTAGCGTCTCGGTATCGTGAACCTCCCGCGAGGACTCAGGTAACCCCAGCCCCGATAGTTCGTGCGCGTCCTGACTGCCGCAAGTCCGCCGGAGAAATCTCCCGCCTCGTGGTAACTTGGCCGAATCGCGAACTTGCCTTCCTTGTTGATGTAGCCCCAGCGTCCGTCAACGTACACAGCCGCGAGGCCCTCGCAGAAGTTCCGTGCCCTCGTGAAGCGCGGCTCAATCACGAACACTCCCCTGACGTTGATATACCCCCACAGCCCCTTCTTCATTGCGGGAGCTAGGCCGTCAACGAATGAGCCTGCGCGCTGGAATGACGGAGCAATAACGTAATTCCCCATGAGGTCTATAAATCCCCACTGTCCTCCTGACTGCACAGCCGCTAACCCTTCGCTGAACGGCAGGCCGTTGGTGAAGAATTTTTCCGTGCGCTCGTCGGTGTCCTCGTCAATCACAACAAATGCAGGGTTGCCGTATGTGTCTATGTAGTGGTCTCCGACAAACGCGAACCCGTCGGAGAAGTCTCCGGCCTCCGGGACGCGGTGAACGAAGGGGATTGCGATTCTGCCGAGATAGTCGATGTAGCCCCATCGGTCATTGGACTTTACGGCGGCGAGGCCTTCGTGGAACTCCCGAGCGTCCTCGTAGGTGTAGGGGATAACGATTGCCGGAGGCTTTGTGTTGGCGGCATCGGCGGCTGTGCACAGGAGCAGGAGCACAACAACAGCCAAAGGTTTAAGTTTCATGGTGAGCATCATATCCTTTCAGGGGATATTATATGCCATCATGCATGTTAAGGAATTGTTCGAGACAGTATATCTGCCATTTCTGGTTGCCGGTGAAACTTGAGAGGTCAATATCACTCCTGAACTCCGGGCGTGAAGCTCCCTGCCAGTCCTTGAAGTATGCATCTACAGGGCGCGGCATCGGAATCTTCTCGGGGACTCTGACATCGGGATAGCGCATCCTGAACAGTTCGCGGATAAGGTACTTGGACTCTCCGTTACGGACTCTCTGGAGGTCAAGGGGCTCTGACATCTTTAGCCTTGCGTACGGGTCATAATAGCTTATTCCTGCGGCGGCAAAAGCATTCATGTATGAGCTTGAAGACTCTACAGAAAACACGTCATCCATGAAGGCCAAGAAGTCTATCCTGTCTCCGTCGAGCCGGTAACGTTCAAAGACGTACTGCATCGACACGGGCTCACGCAAAACATCTTCAGGGCGGGTGAAAGTGTATCTGTTCATGAACTCGTCAAAGCTCCAGTCCTTAGAGAGCAGCTTATCCATTCCGCCGAAGACAAGATCACTGCTCTCACCTACAAACATAACTTCCACGCCGTCAGCTTCCGCCTGAAGTGCTGCCTGGTAAATCTGCGGCTCTATCGAGTGAACAGGTGCGCACTTGGCCTTCATGACGGGCGTGAGATACTGTGTTACTGTGTTCCACGAAATGTCCACGTAATGCAGCCTTAAGCCGTAAACTTCCGCGTAATACTCCGCGCGCGCAAGCTCCTCACTCTGATAGCTGCCGCCCAGAAAACGGAACGTGTACGCATCCGCACCCGACAGGTACGACGCAACGATAGCCGAGTCCATTCCGCCGGACAGCAGGACTCCCTTCTTCATGTCCCGGAATGTTTCCGTCTGCGAACGTATTGCGCTGTCGATGTCCTGCGCTGTTCTGACTCTGATTCTCTGCTCATCAGGAACAGGCTTAATGTTCTGGTGATGAAGTCCCGGGTAGAAATCCCTGCTGTCGTCCTCAATGTATCTCAATGCTAAATAAGAGCTCATACAGTAAGATTTATCTACCCCCCCCCCCCGTGAATTACGTAGTGCTTCTTGTGTCATTATACTTACTTCCTCCTTTATGCTTCTTGAGGCTGCCTTCTCTGAGCCTTGCGCCTCTCCAGCTCATCGAGAATCGCCTTCCTCAATCTCACTGACTGCGGCGTAACCTCTACTAGTTCGTCCGTCTCTATCCACTCCATCGCCTTCTCGAGGGACATCCTGCGCGGAACATCCAGCTTCGTCGTGAGCTCCTTCGTCGCCGAGCGGTGGTTAGTCTGCTGCTTCTTCTTCGTCGGGTTGCAGGGAATGTCTCCGGGACGCGAGCATTCACCGATAATCATTCCGTTGTAGACCTGCTCGAGCGGCGAGATGAA
This window of the Synergistaceae bacterium genome carries:
- a CDS encoding WG repeat-containing protein → MKLKPLAVVVLLLLCTAADAANTKPPAIVIPYTYEDAREFHEGLAAVKSNDRWGYIDYLGRIAIPFVHRVPEAGDFSDGFAFVGDHYIDTYGNPAFVVIDEDTDERTEKFFTNGLPFSEGLAAVQSGGQWGFIDLMGNYVIAPSFQRAGSFVDGLAPAMKKGLWGYINVRGVFVIEPRFTRARNFCEGLAAVYVDGRWGYINKEGKFAIRPSYHEAGDFSGGLAAVRTRTNYRGWGYLSPRGRFTIPRRYNSAGAFGDGLAPVAGDRRWGYVNIRGEWEIPSQFDDARPFSEGLAAVKREKRWGYIRP
- a CDS encoding tyrosine-protein phosphatase, giving the protein MKRCRLITAILLVLMLCLSAEASEYSRNFYKSLSRRLGRERTDYPSLTDEEFANFRMVRTTGIGKGKLYRSSSPISTWGNRNVIADKAAQKAGVRTFLNLADADPREHAGYEGSYYSTQKIIALGLGMKYQSKTFRDSLARGITLMARSEPPFLIHCSLGKDRAGFVCALVECLCGATLDEVISDYLVSFTNYFGIQKGSREYDTVVECEITRFLAEAFGVKTSDLAHINLADAGERYFRGIGVRVEDIEELREKLIQ
- the citX gene encoding citrate lyase holo-[acyl-carrier protein] synthase, translated to MEGNTVDLAQMLARREARSHEQRAFLQKHSSPLVSFSMNIPGPVKTNELIRRAFIRGRDSLLERLKEAGAVILDSSEVHEDTGDELLLSVGNADPSKLKDIATEIEEASTVGRLYDIDVIDVQGNKLSRPSFRKCLICDRQAQECARSRTHTVKEMQDAIERMLSDEEM